The Streptomyces aurantiacus genome includes a region encoding these proteins:
- a CDS encoding nucleotide pyrophosphatase/phosphodiesterase family protein has product MSTHETPAQSAAAEGSASPTPLLVLDVVGLTPRLLDHMPHLKSLAQSGSRAHLGTVLPAVTCAAQSTFLTGTHPSEHGIVGNGWYFRDLGDVLLWRQHNGLVSGDKLWDAARRAHPGYTVANICWWYAMGADTDFTVTPRPVYYADGRKEPDCYTRPPALHDELTEKLGTFPLFHFWGPGADLVSSQWIIDATRHVMRTRRPDLTLCYLPHLDYDLQRFGPDDPRSLKAAADLDTAMAPLLDDARAEGRTVVALSEYGITRVDRPVDINRALRRAGLLEVHTQDGMEYLDPMASRAFAVSDHQIAHVYVRRPEDLEATKAALAGLPGIEQLLDDQGKKTHHLDHPRSGELVAVAELDAWFTYYYWLDDARAPDFAQLVEIHRKPGYDPVELFMDPLDPYVKVKAATALARKKLGMRYRMAVVPLDPSPIRGSHGRLPLSDDEGPLIICSTPRAVGDRVAATDVKSLLLRLAGLD; this is encoded by the coding sequence GTGAGCACCCACGAGACCCCGGCCCAGTCGGCCGCCGCCGAGGGCTCCGCGTCCCCCACCCCGCTCCTCGTCCTCGACGTCGTCGGCCTCACCCCCCGTCTCCTCGACCACATGCCGCACCTCAAGTCCCTCGCGCAGTCCGGCTCCCGGGCCCACCTCGGGACGGTCCTGCCCGCCGTCACCTGTGCCGCCCAGTCCACCTTCCTCACCGGCACCCACCCTTCCGAGCACGGCATCGTCGGCAACGGCTGGTACTTCCGCGACCTCGGCGACGTACTGCTGTGGCGCCAGCACAACGGCCTGGTGTCCGGGGACAAACTGTGGGACGCCGCCCGGCGCGCCCACCCCGGCTACACGGTCGCCAACATCTGCTGGTGGTACGCCATGGGCGCCGACACCGACTTCACCGTCACCCCCCGTCCGGTCTACTACGCCGACGGCCGCAAGGAACCCGACTGCTACACCCGGCCCCCGGCCCTGCACGACGAACTCACCGAGAAACTCGGCACGTTCCCCCTCTTCCACTTCTGGGGTCCGGGCGCCGACCTCGTCTCCAGCCAGTGGATCATCGACGCCACCCGTCACGTCATGCGCACCCGCCGGCCGGACCTGACCCTCTGCTACCTCCCCCATCTCGACTACGACCTGCAGCGCTTCGGCCCCGACGACCCGCGCTCCCTCAAGGCGGCCGCCGACCTGGACACGGCCATGGCGCCCCTCCTCGACGACGCCCGCGCGGAAGGCCGTACGGTCGTCGCCCTGTCCGAGTACGGCATCACCCGCGTGGACCGCCCCGTCGACATCAACCGGGCACTGCGTCGCGCCGGACTTCTCGAGGTGCACACGCAGGACGGCATGGAGTACCTCGACCCGATGGCGTCCCGTGCCTTCGCCGTCTCCGACCACCAGATCGCCCATGTCTACGTGCGCCGCCCCGAGGACCTGGAGGCCACGAAGGCGGCGCTCGCCGGTCTGCCCGGCATCGAGCAACTCCTCGACGACCAGGGCAAGAAGACCCACCATCTCGACCATCCGCGCTCCGGCGAACTCGTCGCCGTCGCGGAGCTGGACGCCTGGTTCACGTACTACTACTGGCTCGACGACGCCCGCGCGCCCGACTTCGCCCAGCTCGTCGAGATCCACCGCAAACCCGGCTACGACCCGGTCGAACTCTTCATGGATCCGCTCGACCCGTACGTCAAGGTCAAGGCCGCGACCGCGCTGGCCCGCAAGAAGCTCGGCATGCGCTACCGCATGGCGGTCGTGCCCCTCGATCCCTCACCTATTCGAGGCAGCCACGGCCGCCTCCCCCTGAGCGACGACGAAGGTCCGCTCATCATCTGCTCCACCCCCCGCGCTGTCGGCGACCGCGTCGCGGCCACCGATGTGAAGTCACTGCTGCTCCGACTGGCCGGTCTCGACTGA
- the frc gene encoding formyl-CoA transferase: MTPMTSTAGTSTSAKALEGIRVLDMTHVQSGPSATQLLAWLGADVVKLEAPTGDITRKQLRDLPDVDSLYFTMLNCNKRSITLNTKTERGKEILTELIRRSDVMVENFGPGAVDRMGFTWDRIQEINPRIVYASIKGFGDGPYTNFKAYEVVAQAMGGSMSTTGFEDGPPLATGAQIGDSGTGIHAVAAILAALFQRESTGRGQRVNVAMQHAVLNLCRVKLRDQQRLGHGPLAEYPNDDFGDEVPRSGNASGGGQPGWAVKCAPGGPNDYVYVIVQPVGWKPLSELIGRPELAEDPQWATPEARLPQLTKMFQLIEEWSSTLPKWQVLEKLNAHNIPCGPILSTKEIIEDRSLVANEMVVTVPHPERGDFVTVGSPLKLSDSPVDVTSSPLLGEHNEEVYVGELGLGDEELRLLKSNGVI, translated from the coding sequence ATGACCCCCATGACCTCCACGGCAGGAACGTCGACCTCGGCCAAGGCTCTCGAAGGCATCCGCGTCCTCGACATGACGCACGTCCAGTCCGGACCGTCCGCGACCCAGCTGCTCGCCTGGCTCGGCGCCGACGTCGTCAAGCTGGAGGCACCGACCGGAGACATCACGCGCAAACAGCTGCGTGACCTCCCGGACGTCGACTCCCTCTACTTCACGATGCTCAACTGCAACAAGCGGAGCATCACCCTCAACACCAAGACCGAGCGCGGCAAGGAGATCCTCACCGAGCTGATCCGGCGCTCCGACGTCATGGTCGAGAACTTCGGGCCGGGCGCGGTCGACCGCATGGGCTTCACCTGGGACCGCATCCAGGAGATCAATCCGCGGATCGTCTATGCCTCCATCAAGGGGTTCGGGGACGGCCCGTACACCAACTTCAAAGCGTACGAGGTCGTCGCTCAGGCCATGGGCGGGTCGATGTCGACCACCGGCTTCGAGGACGGGCCGCCGCTGGCGACGGGGGCCCAGATCGGCGACTCGGGCACCGGGATCCACGCGGTGGCGGCGATCCTCGCCGCCCTGTTCCAGCGGGAGAGCACCGGGCGCGGGCAGCGCGTGAACGTGGCGATGCAGCACGCCGTGCTGAATCTGTGCCGGGTGAAACTGCGGGACCAGCAGCGCCTCGGGCACGGGCCGCTGGCTGAATATCCCAACGACGACTTCGGCGACGAGGTTCCCAGGTCCGGCAACGCGTCCGGCGGCGGCCAGCCCGGCTGGGCGGTCAAGTGCGCGCCGGGCGGCCCCAACGACTACGTGTACGTCATCGTGCAGCCCGTCGGCTGGAAGCCGCTCTCCGAGCTCATCGGCCGGCCCGAGCTGGCGGAGGACCCCCAGTGGGCGACCCCGGAGGCCCGCCTGCCCCAGCTCACCAAGATGTTCCAGCTGATCGAGGAGTGGTCGTCCACGCTCCCCAAGTGGCAGGTGCTGGAGAAGCTCAACGCCCACAACATCCCGTGTGGCCCGATCCTCTCCACCAAGGAGATCATCGAGGACCGGTCGCTGGTCGCCAACGAGATGGTCGTGACGGTGCCGCACCCCGAGCGGGGCGACTTCGTGACCGTGGGCAGCCCGCTGAAGCTCTCCGACTCCCCCGTGGACGTGACCAGTTCGCCGCTCCTCGGCGAGCACAACGAAGAGGTGTACGTCGGCGAGCTCGGTCTCGGTGACGAGGAGCTGCGCCTGCTCAAGTCGAACGGAGTGATCTGA
- a CDS encoding sugar phosphate isomerase/epimerase family protein produces the protein MSRTSRTSFTASTSKNDDPELAHRLSRRGMLGVAAGATAAALLGAATPAAAAADKGRGRPVLPPGRLGIQLYSLRDKVSTLGFAPVFAELKKYGYDEVEFAGYTQGSAGPITLAQLKRLARNHGLNPIGSHVGYYSSDPGAYTFAQNLEKVLDDAQALGLKHIGTASGPFRYGSTVDAWKRAAEEFNTYGAAARARGMKFYQHNHSEEFSFATDNPKVRLYDVLLAETDPKLVYLEMDIFWAYSGAFRFSKRPDGTPAPFEPLDYVLKQPDRFPLFHVKDGVSDPSNTYGYRMTDVGDGDIDYQRFISGVTRLRGHRLAHHWQAEHDNPVESFAFARKSSKHLHSLREKCGE, from the coding sequence ATGAGCCGCACCAGCCGTACCTCCTTCACGGCCTCCACCAGCAAGAACGACGATCCCGAGCTCGCCCACCGCCTCAGCCGAAGAGGCATGCTCGGCGTCGCCGCCGGCGCCACCGCGGCAGCCCTGCTCGGCGCCGCCACCCCCGCCGCGGCCGCAGCCGACAAGGGCCGGGGCCGCCCCGTCCTGCCGCCCGGCCGGCTCGGCATCCAGCTGTACAGCCTGCGCGACAAGGTCTCCACACTCGGCTTCGCGCCCGTCTTCGCCGAGCTGAAGAAGTACGGGTACGACGAAGTCGAGTTCGCCGGCTACACGCAGGGCTCGGCGGGCCCGATCACCCTCGCCCAGCTCAAGCGGCTGGCCCGCAACCACGGCCTGAACCCCATAGGCAGCCACGTCGGCTACTACTCCAGCGATCCCGGCGCCTACACCTTCGCGCAGAACCTCGAGAAGGTGCTCGACGACGCCCAGGCGCTCGGACTCAAGCACATCGGCACCGCCTCGGGCCCGTTCCGCTACGGCTCCACGGTCGACGCGTGGAAGCGCGCGGCCGAGGAGTTCAACACCTACGGCGCGGCGGCCAGGGCCCGCGGCATGAAGTTCTACCAGCACAACCACTCCGAGGAGTTCTCCTTCGCGACCGACAATCCGAAGGTCCGCCTCTACGACGTGCTGCTCGCCGAGACCGATCCGAAGCTCGTGTACCTGGAGATGGACATCTTCTGGGCGTACTCCGGTGCGTTCCGCTTCTCGAAGCGGCCCGACGGCACGCCCGCGCCCTTCGAGCCCCTCGACTACGTGCTCAAGCAGCCCGACCGCTTCCCGCTCTTCCACGTGAAGGACGGTGTCAGCGACCCGTCGAACACCTACGGCTACCGCATGACGGACGTCGGCGACGGTGACATCGACTACCAGCGCTTCATCTCCGGTGTCACCCGCCTGCGCGGCCACCGGCTGGCGCACCACTGGCAGGCCGAACACGACAACCCCGTCGAGTCGTTCGCGTTCGCCCGCAAGTCGAGCAAGCACCTGCATTCCCTGCGGGAGAAGTGCGGCGAGTAG
- a CDS encoding OFA family MFS transporter — MTTTDISTPVPYREVTDRNGRVYRLGETDIDIMGRKRKWMVILPWIGMMGISSAEYAFASAEDTLHIAHSWNDGHIFWMLGVWVFFQAAVAFPAGKLRESGKLPARWAMMFGALGTLLGYLSLAFAPHVIVAYVGFGMFSGMGAGMVYATCVNMVGKWYPERKGGKTGFVNGGFAYGSVPFVFLFTNYMDLTNFRWVLVSVGVFLAAMVAVAGYFFRDPPKNWWPAEVDPLRPPDDPRARRAMAMNPPAVKQYTPGEAWRTGRVALMWFCLLCTSGVNIFGIAFQVDIGEEAGFAGGIVATAMSMKAIVNGTGRGVIGWLSDRYGRKRCLIFVCVVLGLSQYGILWSADLKNLPLFLLFSSISGFGGGAIFPMFAAMTADYFGENNNASNYGLVYSSKLVSGLLGAGMGKVVVDNWGHNGAFTLAGSISLFAACIALFLTPPGRPKAKDLTANPMPISRDTD, encoded by the coding sequence ATGACTACCACTGACATCTCGACACCCGTCCCCTACAGGGAGGTGACGGACCGGAACGGCCGTGTGTATCGGCTCGGTGAGACCGATATCGACATCATGGGCCGTAAACGCAAGTGGATGGTCATCCTGCCGTGGATCGGCATGATGGGCATCAGCTCGGCCGAGTACGCGTTCGCGTCGGCCGAGGACACACTGCACATCGCACACAGCTGGAACGACGGGCACATCTTCTGGATGCTCGGTGTCTGGGTGTTCTTCCAGGCAGCTGTGGCCTTCCCCGCCGGAAAGCTCAGGGAAAGCGGAAAACTGCCCGCCCGCTGGGCGATGATGTTCGGCGCACTCGGCACACTGCTCGGATATCTGTCCCTCGCGTTCGCGCCGCATGTGATCGTCGCGTACGTCGGGTTCGGCATGTTCAGCGGTATGGGCGCCGGCATGGTGTACGCGACCTGCGTGAACATGGTCGGCAAGTGGTATCCGGAACGCAAGGGAGGCAAGACCGGCTTCGTCAACGGCGGTTTCGCCTACGGTTCCGTGCCGTTCGTCTTCCTCTTCACCAACTACATGGACCTGACGAACTTCCGCTGGGTCCTCGTCTCTGTCGGCGTCTTCCTGGCCGCGATGGTGGCCGTGGCCGGCTACTTCTTCCGGGACCCGCCGAAGAACTGGTGGCCCGCCGAGGTCGACCCGCTGCGGCCGCCGGACGACCCGCGGGCCCGTCGCGCGATGGCGATGAACCCGCCGGCCGTGAAGCAGTACACCCCTGGGGAGGCCTGGCGGACCGGGCGGGTCGCGCTGATGTGGTTCTGCCTGCTGTGCACCTCGGGCGTGAACATCTTCGGCATCGCCTTCCAGGTCGACATAGGCGAGGAGGCAGGCTTCGCGGGCGGGATCGTCGCGACGGCCATGTCGATGAAAGCCATCGTCAACGGCACCGGCCGGGGTGTGATCGGCTGGCTGTCGGACCGTTACGGACGCAAGCGCTGCCTGATCTTCGTCTGTGTCGTCCTCGGCCTTTCGCAGTACGGAATCCTGTGGTCCGCCGACCTCAAGAACCTCCCGCTGTTCCTGCTCTTCTCCAGCATCTCCGGATTCGGCGGAGGCGCCATCTTCCCGATGTTCGCGGCGATGACGGCGGACTACTTCGGCGAGAACAACAACGCGTCCAACTACGGGCTGGTCTACAGCTCCAAGCTGGTGTCCGGCCTGCTCGGCGCCGGCATGGGAAAGGTCGTCGTGGACAACTGGGGCCACAACGGGGCATTCACCCTGGCGGGCTCGATCTCACTGTTCGCCGCGTGCATCGCCCTCTTCCTGACCCCACCGGGCCGGCCGAAAGCAAAGGACCTGACGGCCAACCCGATGCCGATCAGCCGGGATACGGACTAG
- a CDS encoding acetate--CoA ligase family protein produces the protein MAEDRVLRVRTLLDAVRADGRTALTAPEGKVLADAYAIAVPGEELATDVDEAVAYAARFGGPVVMKIVSPDILHKTDAGGVIVGVEGASDVRAAFHKIIDSARAYAPDARIEGIQVQELLPQGQEVIVGAVTDPTFGKVVAFGLGGVLVEVLKDVTFRLAPVDADEALSMLDSIRAAEILRGVRGAPAVDRWAVAEQIRRVSELVSDFPEIAEVDLNPVIATPEGAMAADIRVILADSVAKPRRRYSRDEILTSMRRLMQPASVAVIGASNEQGKIGNSVMRNLIDGGFAGEIHPVNPKADDILGRKAYKSVTDVPGEVDVAVFAIPAKFVASALEEVGRKGVPNAVLIPSGFAETGEHELQDEIVAIGERYGVRLLGPNIYGYYSTWHDLCATFCTPYDVKGGVALTSQSGGIGMAILGFARTTKTGVSAIVGLGNKSDLDEDDLLTWFGEDPNTKCIAMHLEDLKDGRAFVEAARATVPKKPVVVLKAGRTAAGARAAGSHTGALAGDDAVYEDILKQAGVIRAPGLNEMLEYARALPVLPTPQGDNIVIITGAGGSGVLLSDAVTDNGLSLMEIPPDLDASFREFIPPFGAAGNPVDITGGEPPSTYEATIRLGLEDPRIHSLVLGYWHTIVTPPMVFAELTARVVAEFRERGIEKPVVASLAGDVEVEEACQYLFEHGVVAYPYTTEKPVAVLGAKYRWARAAGLLGGGR, from the coding sequence ATGGCCGAAGACCGGGTGCTGAGGGTGCGTACGCTCCTGGACGCCGTGCGGGCCGACGGGCGGACCGCGCTGACCGCGCCCGAGGGCAAGGTGCTCGCCGACGCGTACGCGATCGCCGTCCCCGGCGAGGAGCTGGCGACGGACGTCGACGAGGCGGTCGCGTACGCGGCCCGCTTCGGCGGACCCGTCGTGATGAAGATCGTCTCCCCCGACATCCTCCACAAGACCGACGCGGGGGGCGTGATCGTCGGCGTGGAGGGCGCGAGTGACGTACGCGCCGCGTTCCACAAGATCATCGACAGTGCGCGTGCGTACGCGCCGGACGCCCGTATCGAAGGCATCCAGGTGCAGGAACTCCTGCCCCAGGGACAGGAGGTCATCGTCGGCGCGGTGACCGACCCGACGTTCGGGAAGGTCGTGGCCTTCGGGCTGGGCGGTGTGCTGGTCGAGGTCCTGAAGGACGTCACGTTCCGGCTGGCGCCCGTCGACGCGGACGAGGCGCTGTCGATGCTGGACTCGATCCGGGCCGCGGAGATCCTGCGCGGCGTACGGGGCGCTCCCGCGGTCGACCGGTGGGCGGTCGCCGAACAGATCCGCCGCGTGTCCGAACTGGTCTCGGACTTCCCGGAGATCGCCGAGGTGGACCTCAACCCGGTGATCGCCACCCCGGAGGGCGCGATGGCCGCGGACATCCGGGTCATCCTCGCCGACTCGGTGGCCAAGCCCCGCCGGAGGTACAGCCGCGACGAGATCCTCACCTCGATGCGCCGACTGATGCAGCCGGCGTCGGTCGCGGTGATCGGCGCCTCCAACGAGCAGGGCAAGATCGGCAATTCGGTCATGCGCAACCTCATCGACGGCGGCTTCGCCGGGGAGATCCATCCGGTGAACCCCAAGGCCGATGACATTCTCGGCCGCAAGGCGTACAAGAGTGTCACCGACGTTCCCGGTGAGGTGGATGTGGCGGTCTTCGCCATCCCGGCCAAGTTCGTGGCCTCGGCCCTGGAGGAGGTGGGACGCAAGGGGGTCCCCAACGCCGTACTGATCCCTTCCGGATTCGCGGAGACCGGGGAGCACGAGCTCCAGGACGAGATCGTGGCCATCGGCGAGCGGTACGGGGTTCGGCTGCTCGGACCGAACATCTACGGCTACTACTCGACGTGGCACGACCTGTGCGCCACGTTCTGCACGCCGTACGACGTGAAGGGCGGCGTCGCGCTGACCTCGCAGTCCGGTGGCATCGGGATGGCCATCCTGGGCTTCGCGCGCACCACGAAGACGGGTGTCTCCGCGATCGTGGGGCTCGGCAACAAGTCGGACCTGGACGAGGACGACCTGCTGACGTGGTTCGGCGAGGACCCCAACACCAAGTGCATCGCCATGCACCTGGAGGACCTCAAAGACGGGCGTGCCTTCGTGGAGGCCGCGCGGGCGACCGTCCCGAAGAAGCCGGTGGTCGTCCTCAAGGCGGGCCGTACGGCGGCCGGCGCCAGGGCCGCGGGCTCGCACACGGGGGCCCTCGCGGGCGACGACGCCGTGTACGAGGACATCCTGAAGCAGGCCGGCGTCATCCGGGCTCCCGGACTGAACGAAATGCTGGAGTACGCGCGCGCGTTGCCGGTGCTGCCGACTCCGCAGGGCGACAACATCGTGATCATCACGGGCGCCGGCGGCAGCGGTGTGCTGCTGTCCGACGCGGTGACCGACAACGGGCTCTCCCTGATGGAGATACCGCCGGACCTCGACGCATCCTTCCGCGAGTTCATCCCGCCCTTCGGGGCCGCCGGCAACCCGGTGGACATCACGGGAGGCGAACCGCCCTCGACGTACGAGGCGACGATCCGGCTGGGTCTGGAGGACCCACGGATCCACTCACTGGTCCTCGGCTACTGGCACACCATCGTGACCCCTCCCATGGTCTTCGCCGAGCTCACCGCGCGCGTGGTGGCCGAGTTCCGCGAGCGCGGGATCGAGAAGCCCGTCGTGGCGTCGCTCGCGGGCGACGTCGAGGTCGAGGAGGCCTGCCAGTACCTCTTCGAGCACGGGGTCGTGGCGTACCCGTACACGACGGAGAAGCCTGTCGCGGTGCTGGGCGCCAAGTACCGGTGGGCGCGGGCGGCCGGGTTGTTGGGGGGCGGCCGATGA